A window of Edaphobacter lichenicola contains these coding sequences:
- a CDS encoding enolase C-terminal domain-like protein, translated as MNVSDPRITQVHTIDLRFPTSKYSIGSDAVNKDPDYSSAYCILETDSGLRGHGLTFTLGRGTELCVTAIEYLSRFVVGRRLSEITENFAAFSRQLLEDSQFRWLGPEKGVIHLAAAAVINAVWDLYAKVEEKPLWLLLADMTPEQIVSAIDFRYIDDALSPDEALEILRTAKQTMPDRLKLLRTQGYQAYTTSVGWFGFSDEKICRLAQEALADGWTYFKLKVGGDPEDDLRRGRIVREAIGWQNRLMLDANQKWGVEESITRIRALQELQPWWMEEPTSPDDILGHARIRRETKPTRIATGEHCHNKVMFKQLMQAEAIDVCQIDSCRVAGVNENLAIILMAKKFGVPVCPHAGGVGLCEYVQHLSAFDFLFVSETMEDRVIEFVDHLHEHFVTPVDVRSGRYYLPEVPGYSIEIKPESLQTYAFPHGIYWSSEEAGHSAK; from the coding sequence ATGAACGTCAGCGATCCTCGTATTACTCAGGTCCACACAATTGATCTTCGCTTTCCTACTTCGAAGTACAGCATCGGCTCTGACGCGGTCAATAAAGATCCAGACTACTCCTCTGCTTATTGCATTCTGGAGACGGACAGCGGTCTTCGTGGACATGGTCTCACGTTCACGCTTGGCCGAGGAACGGAACTGTGCGTTACAGCGATCGAATATCTTTCGCGCTTTGTCGTTGGACGTCGTTTGAGCGAGATTACGGAGAACTTCGCGGCGTTTTCCCGTCAACTGCTCGAAGATAGCCAGTTCCGTTGGCTTGGACCAGAGAAGGGTGTTATTCATCTGGCTGCTGCTGCCGTGATCAATGCGGTGTGGGATCTTTACGCCAAGGTGGAAGAGAAACCGCTTTGGTTATTGCTCGCAGATATGACGCCAGAGCAGATCGTATCTGCCATTGACTTCCGTTATATCGATGATGCTCTTTCGCCAGATGAGGCACTCGAGATTCTTCGCACGGCGAAGCAGACGATGCCTGATCGTTTGAAGCTGCTCCGCACGCAAGGCTATCAGGCCTATACGACCTCTGTGGGCTGGTTCGGGTTTAGTGATGAGAAGATTTGTCGACTTGCGCAAGAAGCACTGGCTGACGGATGGACCTACTTCAAACTGAAAGTCGGAGGAGATCCCGAAGATGATCTTCGCCGTGGCCGCATAGTACGAGAGGCGATCGGTTGGCAAAACCGCTTGATGCTCGATGCCAATCAGAAGTGGGGAGTAGAAGAGTCCATCACACGCATTCGCGCTTTGCAGGAACTCCAACCGTGGTGGATGGAGGAACCAACTAGCCCTGACGACATTCTTGGGCACGCACGGATTCGCCGCGAGACAAAGCCCACACGCATTGCGACTGGCGAGCATTGCCACAACAAGGTGATGTTTAAACAGTTGATGCAGGCAGAAGCGATTGACGTATGTCAGATCGACAGCTGTCGCGTGGCGGGCGTGAATGAAAACCTGGCAATCATTCTGATGGCCAAGAAGTTCGGCGTTCCGGTCTGTCCACATGCCGGAGGCGTTGGGCTTTGCGAGTATGTGCAGCATCTCTCGGCGTTTGATTTTCTGTTCGTTTCAGAAACGATGGAGGACCGGGTCATTGAGTTTGTCGACCATCTGCACGAACACTTCGTGACCCCGGTCGATGTAAGGAGTGGACGATACTATTTGCCGGAGGTACCAGGCTACAGCATTGAGATCAAGCCGGAGTCGCTCCAGACGTATGCGTTTCCTCATGGAATCTATTGGTCATCGGAGGAGGCTGGCCACTCGGCAAAGTGA
- a CDS encoding SDR family NAD(P)-dependent oxidoreductase → MAEAFGLNKKSALVTGGASGIGAATCRELDRAGAEVVVADLNFEAAKSLADQLKQGTALHIDVTDEASVKAAAASLPRLDILVNNAGIGNVGTVAEVSYEDFDRLMKVNVYSIFLVTQAMLPLILQAHGSIVNIGSVAGMVGVKQRFAYCASKGAVLAMTRQLAVDYPKELRVNAVAPGTVQTPFVEGYLEKFHAHEKEKVHEQLVSRQPIGRLGTPEDVASLVRYLCSEEAGFINGAVVAIDGGWTAA, encoded by the coding sequence GTGGCAGAAGCATTTGGGCTGAATAAAAAATCAGCGTTAGTGACTGGCGGAGCAAGCGGCATTGGAGCCGCGACCTGCCGCGAACTGGACCGTGCAGGCGCAGAAGTGGTGGTTGCAGATCTCAACTTCGAGGCGGCTAAGTCGCTTGCTGACCAGCTGAAGCAGGGAACAGCACTGCACATCGATGTCACCGATGAGGCCAGCGTGAAAGCCGCTGCTGCTAGTTTGCCGAGGCTCGACATTCTGGTGAACAACGCAGGCATCGGGAATGTAGGAACTGTCGCAGAGGTGAGCTACGAGGATTTTGACCGATTGATGAAGGTAAATGTCTACTCCATTTTTCTGGTGACGCAGGCGATGTTGCCTCTAATTCTGCAAGCTCATGGAAGCATTGTGAATATCGGTTCGGTCGCTGGAATGGTTGGGGTAAAGCAACGTTTTGCGTACTGCGCGAGCAAGGGAGCGGTGCTGGCAATGACGCGACAGCTTGCAGTGGATTACCCGAAGGAGTTGCGGGTGAATGCTGTTGCTCCGGGAACTGTGCAAACACCATTCGTCGAAGGCTATCTGGAGAAGTTTCACGCACACGAAAAAGAGAAGGTTCATGAGCAACTCGTGTCTCGTCAACCGATCGGCCGCCTAGGCACTCCTGAGGATGTGGCGTCCCTTGTGCGCTATCTCTGTTCGGAAGAAGCCGGGTTTATCAACGGTGCCGTCGTTGCAATCGATGGAGGGTGGACAGCAGCATGA
- a CDS encoding fumarylacetoacetate hydrolase family protein, with protein sequence MPRPGVLESEKVYDITEYGFRSTLELIEGDADALKAIRGATSSNASYALDEIHLLAPIQRPPRIFAVGLNYQEHAAESKMTVQVVPTVFMKLSSSVTGPDTEVILPKNSAQPDYEAELAVVIGKPGYRIAARDWEKHVFGYTIVNDVSARDVQLATSQWTLGKSFPTFTPLGPAVVTRDEIADPHALDIQLAIDGEVLQNSNTKNLIFRIPQLIEHISSLTPLEAGDIISTGTPQGVGLGRTPQRWLRDNEEIVITIAGLGELRNRTRAEA encoded by the coding sequence ATGCCTCGGCCCGGCGTGCTTGAGTCAGAAAAAGTGTACGACATCACGGAATATGGCTTTCGCAGCACGCTGGAGTTGATTGAGGGCGATGCAGATGCACTCAAGGCTATCCGCGGCGCCACGAGTAGCAACGCGTCATACGCACTTGACGAGATCCATCTGTTAGCTCCTATCCAACGGCCGCCCCGCATCTTTGCTGTTGGCCTAAACTATCAGGAGCACGCCGCTGAATCGAAGATGACGGTACAGGTGGTCCCGACGGTCTTTATGAAGCTCTCGTCATCGGTGACAGGACCGGATACCGAGGTGATCCTGCCGAAGAACTCTGCGCAGCCTGATTATGAAGCAGAGCTTGCTGTAGTAATCGGCAAGCCCGGATATCGCATTGCTGCGCGTGACTGGGAAAAACATGTCTTCGGCTACACGATTGTGAATGATGTCAGCGCGCGCGACGTGCAGCTTGCGACCTCGCAGTGGACGCTGGGGAAAAGCTTTCCTACCTTCACTCCGTTAGGACCTGCAGTGGTTACACGCGATGAGATTGCCGATCCTCATGCGCTCGATATACAGCTTGCGATTGACGGGGAGGTGCTACAGAACTCCAATACGAAGAACCTGATCTTCCGTATTCCTCAGCTCATTGAACACATCTCTTCGCTCACTCCACTCGAAGCTGGCGACATTATCAGCACAGGAACTCCGCAGGGAGTGGGTCTCGGACGCACTCCGCAGCGCTGGCTGCGCGATAACGAAGAGATCGTAATTACGATTGCAGGGCTGGGCGAGCTTCGTAACAGGACGCGAGCCGAGGCTTAA
- a CDS encoding IclR family transcriptional regulator, whose translation MKTASKPAKNTYATPALEKGLDVIELLAHHPGALSKSAISRHLNRTVSEIFRMLVCLEKRGYIAQTDGDCYALTLKLFSLVQEHPPTERLITEALPVIHRVTQQMDQSCHIGIIEGAQVTILAQVNAPTPVGFYVKLGSTVDLMEAASGYVILAHLGDEELERTLTEWKSTTGKKVPEDLKKHLSRIRRQGHETQPSYLVRGVVNISCPIFDERASAIGALTVPYIQYNESKIGLAEGSKILKQACLEITHAIGGRLPVN comes from the coding sequence GTGAAGACCGCTTCTAAACCGGCCAAGAATACTTATGCTACGCCAGCTCTGGAAAAGGGGCTGGATGTCATTGAACTGCTCGCTCACCATCCGGGTGCCCTGAGCAAAAGCGCCATCTCACGCCATCTTAATCGCACAGTGTCTGAGATATTCCGCATGCTGGTGTGTCTGGAAAAGCGAGGATACATTGCACAGACCGACGGCGATTGCTACGCGCTGACGTTGAAGCTTTTCTCGCTGGTACAGGAGCATCCGCCGACGGAGAGGCTAATCACCGAAGCTCTGCCAGTGATCCATCGTGTCACGCAACAAATGGATCAATCGTGCCACATAGGCATCATTGAAGGTGCCCAGGTTACGATTCTTGCGCAGGTGAATGCGCCGACGCCGGTGGGGTTTTACGTCAAACTCGGCTCGACGGTGGACCTGATGGAAGCAGCGTCTGGTTACGTAATTCTTGCCCACCTTGGAGACGAAGAGCTTGAGCGCACTCTGACCGAATGGAAGAGCACCACGGGTAAAAAGGTTCCCGAAGATCTAAAGAAACACCTGTCCCGCATTCGGCGGCAGGGGCATGAGACACAACCGAGCTATTTGGTCCGTGGTGTTGTCAACATCAGCTGTCCAATCTTTGATGAGCGTGCCTCGGCCATCGGAGCTCTGACGGTTCCTTACATTCAATACAACGAGTCCAAGATAGGTCTTGCCGAAGGAAGTAAGATCCTGAAGCAGGCCTGCCTGGAGATTACTCATGCTATCGGCGGGAGACTGCCCGTGAATTGA